The sequence AATTAAACAGTTCATACAATTTGTATACAAAGGCAATGATGCCAACGTTAAAACATCTTGAATTGAGCAGCTGCAATTTGAAAAATTCCAACCGATGCATCGCAAACACCCCCATGCGCTCTCGTCAAAGCCCCGccttcaaaacacaacaacatatcttaaccaaaataaacaacagagcaGGTGGACAGTTCAGTCAGTGACAGATACACCAGACAAACCCAATGCATTAAGTCCAAACGAAATGATAAGACTTGCTTTTATCAATACAGactcatttatttactgtaaaagaaaaacaaaagcactgacTCAAGCTTTAATACAGTGATGGAAATAACCTCAGCCATCACATGTGGCAGTAATAATTTACTGCTCAGCATTTTAATGTTACAAGCATTAGTGTTTTATACTTAATTCACTTAAACACTGCTGGTATCAAAACCCCCGCAGACTTCCATTTTACAGTTTTAGGACTACTCAGCTCTACTCCACTCAGTTTGTTGCAGGCACGTAGTTTTCCATTATTATAGTACTTAGTACTGGACGGGGTCTTTGtagcacggctgcacaaaaCTTATTTTCGTTTTATGtgcggcacaaacacacaaactatgAGCAAatcagttattttcagtgtactgaatcgaatcagttgattaaaaagattagctgagtacttcctgcatgactggagcacagaatctgtctgacacagtcactgaactgaaatatggctgAACAGGTTTTGATTCAGCTCATGATTGCCGGGTAGTGGCagtgctaaccctaacccactaAATACACCAGCTAAATATTGAGATGTTTCCAgatctgatctacagttcacaattttggtttgattcttgtgtcggacgtcacgctcatgactcttccagtgacgacactctctgaccaatcagtggacggcggcctgttgacatcacattttagtatcggctcagctcgcttggaatcGCACCAGAAAAGggaccaaaaaaagcaccaggtattAGAGTAGAGTTGAAccgagccgtgctagaactgtataatagaaAAACGTACCATGTTCTCAAAGGACGACTCAAGATCCATATTCCAACTCTTTCAACATTTCTTTCACGTTTCTCATAACTCATGATCTTAAGTTGTCTAAAGATTTGTTTCACCTTattcatgtttcagagaaccagggaTAATTCTAAAGGTCTCATTTTACTAGCGTAGCTGTTAAGTTTCACCTTCCCTATGTTAGTCATGATGTTGAACGCATCACTCCATATCAccacagatacaaaaacaaaacactgctatactgagaaacagtaGTTTGAAACCATTAGCTGTTTGACTGTAACCATCAGTTGTTTATAtagaaaagttacacactagaattttaaagagaaaagtaatggatgattaaatccagaagGCAGCAGTAATGCTGTCATTAAACATCACTACCAACCAACCAAGAATACATAAAGATAAAAGGCCTGTTTAGATTCATCATTACCATCTCCACACTCACTACAACTGACAGATCAGCTCAAACCAGcctgtaatctgattacagtGGAGACTGTGAAATTACTGTGAAACCAAGAATCCATTTCTCACTGAGAAGTGAAGTTAGACATCGAGACGAgtcaaaatcaacaaaactaataaaacacaaatcaggTGTGAACATGTCAACatcaactcacacacacaaaaacagcagcaaaaatgtTTCATGCCACTTACCCTGCAATTTTGTTGCGCAGAGGTTTGCTGGGGATGATGGCGATCTCCTCACACACCCTCTTGTTGACGTGGAAGTCATTGCCCAGACGTGTGTAGTATTTTTCAATGATGACCCTGGCGGCCTTCTTCACTGTCTTGGTCCTGACACGACCCTGAAGAGAAGACGGAGACAAATCAGTCTCATTCAGTGGAGGCGCAGAATAATTCACACAAATCAAACCAACCACAATGTTGAACAGGGAAGTTACTAAACATGGCAGCAACTGtccaaaatcaattaaaatattttttctttaatatacGACTTGTTCTGTTGCTTCTGAACAGCAGTTACACAGCGAGGCTCATTTTACTATACAGGCTGTCAACATTACGACTTTCATTAAGACCAATaattacagaaataaacaatCTTACCAAAAACATATTTGACTTTCCTTGGTGAAATTAAGTCTTAAATAATTTTGTAGATAATCTGATTCTAAGATTCCTGGAACCTAGTACAATATAAGTATTTAACTGCAATGCAATGTAACcacttaaattaaatacattaacaaGAATGAGCAATAGCAATGGAAGAGTGGAATAAAGTTATATCAATATTTATCTACTCTTCTGCTTCATTTACTATTGACGTCTGAAGTTCTATTTAAAGCCTCAAATAAAAACACGTTCATATTTAACAAACGTTTAAGTGTGACTgccaaaataatataaaattaaaGCTAAAAAGCTCGACTAACTGGACAATTCAATGTAAAAGACGGGGGTGGGGGGTTCTTGATTTTAAACTTAATACCGACAAAATATCCTGTAAACATGTATTTGAAACTGTATATTTTCACATTGTAACATAGTCTATGCAATGCTGTAATTATGGTGGCTGCACGAAAGACACCTGAACGTAAAGATAAGCCGAAACAACCCGGTTAACCGGGTTTTGTTTATATGTTCACATAGACTGGTGTTCGTGCGGCTAGTGCCTTGTTCACTACCATAACAGTAGCATCAGTCCTGCTTTAGCTTTACGTTATTTGACCAAAGTGCGTCGAAATGCGATGTAATGAGGTCCTTGAGTGATATATGTCCGGGCCGATGCTTGAAAATgttgtctgaaaacacacacacggaggatTACAGACGATTGTAAGCTCTGCTAAAGTGAAGAGTTCGTCCTGTTACCCACCATGTTGGCTCGGACCGGTTAAAGAGAGGCGTGGTCTGTGTCGTTCAGGAAGTTTATACTCTGCAGCTGCTCAGTCACACCACACAAAAGGGCAACATCGCCCACTAGCGGAGGGAGGAGAAAGTTGCatctgaaggaaaaaaatggagaaaacacTATTTCCGAAGTATATgtacaataataaaattaattattattaaataacgtattgttgttattaacaACAATacgttgtttatttatttatttatttataagcaCCTTTTGGACACTGGACAATTGGACAACACAGTAAACGAAAATGGAATAGTGAAATTACGCGTAAGCTATTTTGAACCATACACAATTATCTGTGTATTACAAAACACAGATAATTaatgtttatgtaaatgatCAGTCCTGTATTCTTGTGTTCTTTCCGATCAGAGTCGTCTGGTGCCACAGAAGAATATCAGAATTTAGAATTTCTCGAGGCAAGAATTCTGCCTTGGTAATAATCCAAGAGGTTAGAGGAGAATGACGAGACtggaaaggcaacagtaactcaaataaccacgtGTTTCACCTAAAGTATGAAGAAGACCATCTTTGAACGGACAACTCATGGAGCCTCATGTGTCTCCCATGCATTCACATGAAATATACACACTTTCATGTTGAAGTTAAAGTTGGAAACGTTTTTATTGACACAACCACAGTGAACACACCGTGCTCAGGGGGCAGTTCTGCGTTGGCTGCAGGAGGTCAGTCTGTATCTAGTCAACACAGTTGTCCCTGTCATCAAACGTCCACAACTGGACATCACCACCGAGGACACTTTCTGCAACATCCATCTTTTACAGTGAAACATTCATTCGTGCCTCGGACTCATCTGTCAACATGTTCTAGCATCTCCTCGTGCTTCATGCTCAATTTCAATTTAGTCTGGACCTCATCTGGGCAACACTGTGGATAATAGTGTCCAGCACCTGTCTcgctgtgtttctcttctctaaATTGTTGTAAACCTCAGCCATCAGATGTGGCAAGAAATTAATCTCAATATCCCTCTCCACCGTGTCATAGAAATAGCCGTCGTTTCTGAGTGAGATGAAGGCCGCAGGAACAAGATCGGCCAGGTACTGCAGAGTGTACGCACGGGCAGCAATCTTCTCAGCggtctctccttctttcttcaGCACGTCGCTCTGCTGTGCCATCCTTCTTTCTTGCTCCTCCCTGCGCCGGCCCTCTTGCTCCTGCAGTCGCTGCGCCTCTGCCTGCTCATTACTTAGGAGGTCTAGTAAAGCTCCCTGCTGCTCCCTCACGCAggccagctcctcctcctccatcacctccatgACAGAGAGCTCTATCGTCTTACCCACCAGGATCTCCACCACTGGCTTCACATCTATTTCAAAGTCAATCAAGTCCTTCTCCTCCAACTGTATTGCAACATCATTGCCCGTTTTGGCAGGTATGACGATGGCCGGTATGTCTGGTAAAGTGTCCGTCTGGCATTCAGTACCCGGAGCCACTTTGACATCGTcccatttttcaaaataaggaTGCGTTTGTACTTCAATGTCTTTTTTGCGCGGAGTCTTGAGTCTGTTCCTGGCACGTTTCCgacctctcctcctcatctccctctGCTTGTGTATTTCAGCAGGGATTGGTTGACCTGTAGCTGGTAGAATGTGTTGAACAGCACCAGTGTTTGTGCTGACAATACAGCAGTTGTACATCTTCCCATAATGACTGAGGTCGTGCTCCGGTGCTGGTTTGAGGCAGTCCTCCGCGGGTCTCGGGTGACTGGAGAAGCTGTAGATTCCATTTGGAAGTCTGTGGTGTGAAGAAAAAGCCATGTGAGCCACAAACTATCACGAACCAGCAGACAGTTGTTTGTCGACGGTGGTTGAACTCACTCGCTCAGTGGCTTCAGTGTAGTATATACTGATCATTCAAGACTCAATGATGAGGTCACCACTTTTAAGCCTTTGAAGTTCCAGTGTTCTCAATCCGAGGACACGTTTGACCTGCATGTGTTTAATCCAGATACCGTGGTTGCTACAGCAACCCATTTACGAGGCAATTAAAGGCAGCGGTGAGTGGTGTACGTctgc is a genomic window of Solea senegalensis isolate Sse05_10M linkage group LG7, IFAPA_SoseM_1, whole genome shotgun sequence containing:
- the LOC122772510 gene encoding radial spoke head protein 3 homolog, with translation MYNCCIVSTNTGAVQHILPATGQPIPAEIHKQREMRRRGRKRARNRLKTPRKKDIEVQTHPYFEKWDDVKVAPGTECQTDTLPDIPAIVIPAKTGNDVAIQLEEKDLIDFEIDVKPVVEILVGKTIELSVMEVMEEEELACVREQQGALLDLLSNEQAEAQRLQEQEGRRREEQERRMAQQSDVLKKEGETAEKIAARAYTLQYLADLVPAAFISLRNDGYFYDTVERDIEINFLPHLMAEVYNNLEKRNTARQVLDTIIHSVAQMRSRLN